A portion of the Stigmatella aurantiaca DW4/3-1 genome contains these proteins:
- a CDS encoding DsbA family protein, with amino-acid sequence MRATLKKAVKRATGAAGLVLLAALPLFGCKERTQRPLPSATVERTWVPLSATPLRGPATAKVTLALFCDFQSPYCARASEQLAEVQRAYKDTVRLQYRHNPLPLYPLSQLAAEASAAAGEQGQFWRYHDLLFSRQATAPERATLEGYAQELGLDLVRFRDALDSERARMTVDADSILAGKLGVRGAPVVFVNGRPLRGLTELAKLEALIEEERAGAEALLDSGVAPQELYQRIAQAPATSGTAESPPEPVIAPPAVPRSRRLDPKTVYKLPVGEDAPSKGPKDAKVTIVLWSDFECGYRCSDIEPTLQALLAAHPQDVRLVWKFRPVPDHADSLLASEATLAAAQENKFWQLHDRLFAEPGLDRAKLEQHAGQLGLDMARFRQALDERTYTEQVLADLDLSDKLSIANLPQLFINGKPQPRDEVSAEALEARVKEELDRAKQLLKQGVPAKGVYAALIANGLEEIPEPGLAELPPLPKGTYTVDIGGSPTRGPKDAPITLVTFSDFQCPYCARLEKTLARLGEEYGDRLRVVWKDAPNLDFHKEAMLAHEAGRAAGEQGRFWEMHHQIFRRPYLLGRPTLEKYARELGLDMERFRAALDSGKHQEAIREEFAYGVSLAGQSGTPTLFLNGRLIPGAYPYGVLRQIIEEELARAAESQRGTPAAPRAP; translated from the coding sequence ATGCGTGCCACCCTGAAGAAGGCCGTGAAGAGGGCTACGGGAGCCGCCGGGCTCGTGCTCTTGGCGGCGCTCCCCCTGTTCGGATGCAAGGAGCGCACGCAGCGCCCTCTCCCCAGCGCCACCGTCGAGCGCACATGGGTCCCGCTCAGCGCCACACCGCTGCGCGGGCCCGCGACGGCCAAGGTGACCCTGGCCCTCTTCTGTGATTTCCAGTCCCCCTACTGCGCACGCGCCAGCGAACAGCTGGCCGAGGTTCAACGCGCCTATAAGGACACCGTTCGCCTCCAATACCGGCACAATCCCCTGCCCCTCTACCCCCTCTCGCAACTGGCCGCGGAGGCCTCGGCCGCAGCGGGGGAACAGGGCCAGTTCTGGCGCTACCACGACCTCCTTTTTTCCCGCCAAGCCACCGCGCCCGAGCGGGCCACGCTCGAAGGCTACGCCCAGGAGTTGGGGCTCGACCTCGTCCGCTTCCGCGACGCTCTCGACTCCGAGCGGGCGCGCATGACGGTCGACGCCGACTCCATCCTCGCGGGAAAGCTCGGGGTGCGGGGGGCTCCCGTCGTGTTCGTGAATGGCCGTCCCCTCCGGGGTCTGACCGAACTGGCGAAGCTCGAGGCGCTCATCGAGGAGGAGCGCGCCGGGGCCGAAGCGCTCCTGGACAGCGGCGTGGCCCCCCAGGAGCTCTACCAGCGGATCGCCCAGGCGCCCGCGACGAGCGGGACGGCCGAGAGCCCACCGGAGCCCGTCATCGCCCCTCCCGCCGTCCCTCGGAGCCGCAGGCTCGATCCGAAGACCGTCTACAAGCTTCCGGTGGGAGAGGACGCCCCGTCCAAGGGTCCCAAGGACGCCAAGGTCACGATCGTCCTGTGGTCCGACTTCGAATGCGGCTACAGGTGCTCCGACATCGAGCCAACACTCCAAGCCCTGCTCGCGGCCCACCCCCAGGACGTGCGGCTCGTCTGGAAGTTCCGGCCGGTTCCGGACCACGCGGACTCCCTGCTGGCCTCCGAGGCCACGCTGGCGGCCGCCCAGGAGAACAAGTTCTGGCAACTGCATGACCGGCTCTTCGCGGAACCGGGGCTGGACCGGGCGAAGCTCGAACAGCATGCGGGCCAGCTCGGGCTCGACATGGCGCGCTTCCGTCAGGCGCTCGATGAGCGCACCTATACGGAGCAGGTCCTGGCGGACCTGGACCTGTCCGACAAGCTGTCCATCGCGAACCTTCCCCAGCTTTTCATCAACGGGAAGCCTCAGCCTCGGGATGAGGTATCCGCCGAGGCGCTCGAGGCGCGCGTGAAAGAGGAGCTCGATCGCGCGAAGCAGCTCCTGAAGCAAGGAGTGCCCGCCAAGGGGGTGTATGCGGCCCTCATCGCCAACGGACTGGAGGAGATCCCCGAGCCCGGCCTCGCCGAGCTGCCCCCGCTTCCCAAGGGCACGTACACGGTGGACATTGGCGGCTCTCCCACTCGGGGCCCGAAGGACGCCCCCATCACCCTCGTCACCTTCTCGGACTTCCAGTGTCCTTACTGCGCCCGCCTCGAGAAGACACTCGCGCGGCTGGGGGAAGAGTACGGCGACCGGCTCCGCGTCGTGTGGAAGGACGCGCCGAACCTGGACTTCCACAAGGAGGCGATGCTCGCACACGAAGCCGGGCGCGCGGCGGGCGAGCAAGGGCGCTTCTGGGAGATGCACCACCAGATCTTCCGCCGCCCCTACCTGCTGGGCCGGCCCACGCTCGAAAAGTATGCGCGGGAGCTCGGCCTGGACATGGAGCGGTTCCGCGCCGCGCTGGACTCGGGGAAGCACCAGGAGGCCATCCGAGAGGAGTTCGCCTATGGCGTCAGCCTCGCCGGGCAGAGTGGGACGCCCACCCTCTTCCTCAACGGACGCCTGATTCCAGGAGCCTACCCCTACGGAGTGCTTCGCCAGATCATCGAGGAGGAGCTTGCCCGCGCCGCCGAGTCCCAGCGGGGCACACCCGCCGCGCCGCGAGCCCCGTGA
- a CDS encoding crotonase/enoyl-CoA hydratase family protein, producing MDAGYKSLRIEKADGVAELVLLGPGRGNAMGPDFWREMPEALRDLEADDFVRVVLVRGHGDHFTYGLDLMGMMESLGPLLTGDNNLALERTKLLKLIGDMQQATEGVARCRKPFIAAVHGWCIGGGMDLIAACDFRYCSREAKFSLREVKVGIVADLGALQRLPRIIGEGHTRELAYTGGDVDSERALRMGLVNEVFASPEELLTQARATARRIADNPPLVVQGAKQVMEYCADKSTADGLRYVAVWNSAFLQSHDLAEAFAAFAERRPAHFLGR from the coding sequence ATGGACGCTGGATACAAATCGCTGCGCATCGAAAAGGCGGACGGAGTCGCCGAGCTGGTCCTCTTGGGCCCGGGACGTGGCAACGCCATGGGACCGGACTTCTGGCGGGAGATGCCAGAGGCCCTGCGCGACCTGGAGGCCGATGACTTCGTACGGGTGGTGCTGGTGCGCGGCCATGGCGACCACTTCACCTACGGCCTGGACTTGATGGGGATGATGGAATCCCTGGGGCCGCTGCTCACCGGTGACAACAACCTCGCCCTGGAGCGCACGAAGCTGCTCAAGCTGATTGGCGACATGCAGCAGGCCACCGAAGGCGTTGCCCGCTGCCGCAAGCCCTTCATCGCCGCCGTGCATGGCTGGTGCATTGGCGGAGGCATGGACCTCATCGCCGCGTGTGACTTCCGCTACTGCTCCCGCGAGGCGAAGTTCTCCCTGCGCGAGGTGAAGGTCGGCATCGTCGCGGACCTTGGCGCCCTCCAGCGCCTGCCGCGCATCATTGGAGAGGGACACACGCGCGAGCTGGCCTACACTGGTGGAGACGTGGACTCGGAGCGCGCCCTCCGCATGGGCCTCGTCAATGAGGTCTTCGCATCCCCCGAGGAACTGCTCACGCAGGCCCGTGCCACCGCGCGCCGCATCGCCGACAATCCACCCCTGGTCGTCCAGGGTGCCAAGCAAGTGATGGAGTACTGCGCCGACAAGTCCACGGCGGACGGCCTGCGCTACGTCGCCGTGTGGAACTCCGCGTTCCTCCAGTCACATGACCTCGCCGAGGCCTTCGCCGCCTTCGCCGAGCGACGCCCCGCCCACTTCCTGGGGCGCTGA
- a CDS encoding DUF3592 domain-containing protein codes for MKNTDSATRIIRGIALAGILLFGGAFVMALPTFYRAYAVDWKPTEGRVLSFTLRPHSNSNNQHINEVKATYEYAVDGKTYVSSQVEQDRSCYLRMEKILARFGSQNPATVRVRYNAAAPQDSHLVPISLIEQGALILSCLGVAAFFVWLLLRPMHPPSQAVTTGTGP; via the coding sequence ATGAAGAACACCGACTCTGCGACACGCATCATCCGAGGCATTGCCTTGGCGGGAATTCTGCTGTTCGGGGGCGCCTTCGTGATGGCGCTTCCCACGTTCTACCGCGCCTACGCAGTGGACTGGAAGCCCACCGAGGGCAGAGTCCTGTCGTTCACCCTCAGGCCCCACAGCAACAGCAACAACCAACATATCAACGAAGTCAAGGCGACCTACGAGTACGCCGTCGATGGAAAGACATATGTGTCCAGCCAGGTGGAGCAGGACCGCTCCTGCTACCTCCGGATGGAGAAGATCCTGGCCCGGTTCGGCTCCCAGAATCCGGCCACGGTCAGGGTCCGCTACAACGCGGCGGCCCCCCAGGACAGCCACCTGGTGCCGATCAGTCTCATTGAGCAAGGAGCGCTGATCTTAAGCTGTCTTGGCGTCGCCGCCTTTTTTGTGTGGCTGCTCCTGCGCCCGATGCATCCACCCTCACAGGCCGTCACAACGGGGACGGGGCCGTGA
- a CDS encoding fascin domain-containing protein gives MLQFKRSKLFLRAACSALFLTGACTPVSSSPDGQEDVTETVSSPLLLSGVSFKTVLGNRYVGARNNGGSDVIATATAAQAWEKFTIDDINGGALESGDSIFIIAGTGQYFQAANGGGSTLNAASGSRLGWETFRIVKQSGSGPIANGDIVGLQTVTTGNWVSAENGGGGTVFAYGAALGSWERLTISGLSGGTTPPPPTTGCDAPGLVWKTANKTNYTSYPDPNSEECIKYNGCTWAGQFAACQGKKPEAWVAAHNIAAVFPNMNALKLHDLCLKSGSKTIVVTVLDTCADSDCNGCCTQNRGNADALIDLESYTNARWGVPDGRIQWADLGPTKGSGCN, from the coding sequence ATGCTCCAGTTCAAACGTTCAAAGCTGTTCCTTCGTGCCGCGTGTTCGGCTCTGTTTCTCACGGGCGCGTGCACTCCGGTGAGCAGTTCGCCTGACGGGCAGGAGGACGTCACCGAGACCGTCTCGAGTCCGTTGCTCCTCTCCGGCGTGAGCTTCAAGACGGTGCTCGGCAATCGATACGTGGGCGCTCGCAACAACGGCGGCAGCGACGTGATCGCGACGGCGACGGCCGCGCAAGCGTGGGAGAAGTTCACGATCGATGACATCAACGGCGGGGCCCTTGAGAGTGGAGACTCGATCTTCATTATCGCGGGCACCGGGCAGTACTTTCAGGCCGCGAACGGCGGCGGCTCGACGCTGAACGCCGCCAGCGGGAGTCGCCTTGGCTGGGAGACGTTCCGCATCGTCAAGCAGAGCGGGAGCGGCCCGATCGCCAACGGCGACATCGTCGGCTTGCAGACGGTAACGACTGGCAATTGGGTGTCGGCGGAGAACGGCGGCGGCGGCACGGTGTTCGCGTATGGCGCCGCGCTCGGCTCGTGGGAGCGGTTGACGATCTCTGGCTTGTCCGGGGGCACGACGCCGCCTCCTCCCACGACGGGCTGTGACGCTCCCGGCCTCGTCTGGAAGACTGCCAACAAGACCAACTACACGTCGTACCCGGATCCGAACAGCGAGGAGTGCATCAAGTACAACGGCTGCACGTGGGCAGGGCAGTTTGCGGCGTGCCAAGGGAAGAAGCCGGAGGCGTGGGTGGCGGCACACAACATCGCCGCGGTGTTCCCCAACATGAACGCGCTCAAGCTCCATGACCTTTGCTTGAAATCCGGCTCGAAGACCATCGTGGTCACCGTGCTCGACACGTGTGCCGACTCGGACTGCAATGGTTGCTGCACCCAGAACAGGGGGAACGCCGACGCGCTGATCGACCTCGAGAGCTATACCAATGCGCGCTGGGGCGTCCCCGACGGCAGGATCCAGTGGGCGGACCTCGGTCCGACCAAGGGGAGCGGCTGCAACTGA
- a CDS encoding iron-containing redox enzyme family protein: protein MRVSGLERGTGNEHLRLNTLIQAMLEQESLDTLFSQEQGLQPLVQKRLQQIISLAFQEDIPEAKHEVHRTLFALYEQNVLPGGPGVAPNQYHPFLLDIRHRLEEAWERFELGRIQLRKDEVPSSPEAFVRYFRQRYANHPATRHKIFDFLETEAHREPFVRFFISDCTLNIRFYDLVALSLVGLHSQLRQELAQNFWDEMGHGTRENEHNNLFKRMLDYVGAQYDPGNFAESLGWQGLAGYNLFLRFGLHRKHFLRSIGNMAVSEMMDPANYAKLVKGCKRVGLTDEKALTYYLEHVSVDVAHGDGWIANVMLPMANQFPNHTCDILIGAEMRLNTCFDYYENLYSQLTHLA from the coding sequence ATGAGAGTGTCGGGCTTGGAGAGAGGCACTGGAAATGAGCATCTGCGGCTCAACACGCTCATTCAAGCAATGCTTGAGCAGGAATCCCTCGATACGCTGTTCTCTCAGGAGCAAGGGCTCCAACCGTTGGTGCAGAAGCGGTTGCAGCAAATCATTTCACTGGCTTTTCAGGAAGACATCCCTGAAGCGAAGCACGAGGTTCATCGGACACTCTTCGCTCTGTACGAGCAGAATGTCCTGCCCGGAGGTCCCGGGGTCGCACCCAATCAGTATCACCCGTTCTTGCTCGACATCCGCCACCGCCTGGAGGAAGCCTGGGAGCGCTTCGAGCTCGGGCGCATCCAACTTCGCAAGGACGAGGTGCCCTCGTCTCCGGAAGCGTTCGTGCGATACTTCCGCCAGCGCTATGCCAACCACCCCGCGACTCGCCACAAGATCTTCGACTTCCTGGAGACGGAGGCCCATCGTGAGCCGTTTGTCCGCTTCTTCATCAGCGACTGTACCTTGAACATCCGCTTCTATGATCTCGTCGCCCTGTCGCTCGTGGGGCTGCATTCCCAACTCAGGCAGGAATTGGCCCAGAACTTCTGGGATGAGATGGGACACGGCACCCGGGAGAACGAGCACAACAACCTGTTCAAGCGCATGCTGGATTACGTGGGTGCCCAGTACGATCCCGGCAACTTCGCCGAGTCGCTTGGCTGGCAAGGATTGGCTGGCTACAACCTGTTCCTCCGGTTCGGTTTGCACCGGAAGCACTTCTTGCGCTCCATTGGCAACATGGCTGTCTCGGAGATGATGGACCCGGCCAACTACGCCAAGCTGGTGAAGGGCTGCAAGCGAGTGGGGCTCACGGACGAGAAGGCCCTCACCTACTACCTGGAGCACGTCTCCGTTGATGTGGCGCATGGGGATGGTTGGATTGCCAATGTCATGCTGCCCATGGCGAATCAATTCCCGAATCATACCTGCGACATCCTCATCGGCGCTGAGATGCGTCTCAATACGTGCTTCGACTACTATGAGAACCTGTACAGCCAGTTGACCCATCTTGCATGA
- a CDS encoding methyltransferase, producing the protein MSHVTNAPPAQNIPPAQQMFELVASYWKTQLVAAVARLGLADHLGSGTRSSDELAREAKASPDGVYRLLRGGVAIGLFEEKPPRTFTLTPLGACLRTSVPGSMADWAITQADRVHWLPWGQLHEAVRTGQPMTRQTLGADGWEYLSQHPEEAAYFARAMGDLSTFVASDVARVHDFSRYARVADVGGSEGALLTVVLRAFPHCRGILFDLPHVIEGARKRLKAEGLADRTQVVGGNFFEPVLPEADAYLLKNVLHDWDDASCTLLLSQIHRAAPTGGRLLVVESVIPDDGRASATALMDLNMLVMAGGRERTASAYKALLASASWELERITPAGSMVSVIEARRR; encoded by the coding sequence ATGTCGCACGTCACGAATGCCCCCCCTGCGCAGAACATTCCTCCCGCCCAGCAAATGTTCGAGCTCGTCGCCAGCTACTGGAAAACCCAGTTGGTCGCGGCCGTCGCCCGATTGGGACTGGCGGACCATCTTGGGAGCGGCACTCGCTCGAGTGACGAGCTCGCACGCGAGGCGAAGGCCAGTCCTGACGGCGTCTACCGCCTGCTGCGCGGAGGCGTGGCCATCGGACTCTTCGAGGAAAAGCCTCCGCGCACGTTCACGCTCACCCCCTTGGGCGCATGCCTCCGCACGTCCGTGCCCGGCTCGATGGCGGACTGGGCCATCACCCAGGCCGACCGGGTGCATTGGCTGCCCTGGGGCCAGCTCCACGAGGCGGTCCGCACAGGCCAGCCGATGACCCGGCAGACGCTGGGCGCCGATGGTTGGGAGTACCTCTCCCAGCACCCCGAGGAGGCCGCTTACTTCGCCCGGGCGATGGGCGACCTCAGCACCTTCGTGGCCAGCGACGTGGCTCGCGTCCATGATTTCTCGCGGTATGCCCGTGTGGCGGATGTGGGAGGGAGCGAAGGAGCGCTCCTGACCGTGGTGCTCCGCGCATTCCCCCACTGCCGGGGCATCCTCTTCGATCTACCCCACGTCATCGAAGGGGCCCGTAAGCGCCTGAAGGCGGAGGGGCTGGCCGACAGGACCCAGGTGGTGGGCGGCAACTTCTTCGAGCCGGTCCTCCCGGAAGCGGATGCCTATCTGCTCAAGAACGTCCTCCACGACTGGGACGATGCGAGCTGTACTCTCCTGCTGAGCCAGATCCACCGGGCCGCGCCGACGGGGGGGCGGCTGCTCGTGGTGGAGAGCGTCATTCCAGATGACGGCAGGGCCTCGGCAACCGCACTCATGGACTTGAACATGCTCGTCATGGCCGGTGGGCGCGAGCGCACAGCCAGCGCGTACAAGGCGTTGCTCGCCAGCGCCTCCTGGGAGCTGGAGCGCATCACCCCCGCGGGGTCCATGGTGAGTGTCATCGAGGCGCGCCGACGCTGA